AAAGTATTAGAGcgaattatattaataaaataaataaataaaataaaaagagaaaatcaGGGTAAAGAATGAAGAAGGGATAATTAAACAAAAGTGAGGATGATTTTTCGCCATGGTGGTTGTGATTAGAGCGAGTAGGAAAAAAAAGAGGCACAAATGATAAAGATATGATTAAATACAAATGGATGGTGGTTGTGATCATGATGAGAATCAACGACGGTGGTATTGGTAATTGATGGCTGAAGCGGTGAACGACAGTGGTGGGAGGGATTTGTGTATAGAGAATGTGTGAGAGTTTTAACTCGTAAAGAAGGGTAGTTCTGACATTTTGACCCGTATAACTTTCAACAAGGTCTATTCTTTCtaatctttttaataaagaGTATAGATAACAATAATATCTCtatcaaatataattatttcCAATAACCTATAGTCCCTAATTGGAAGGTCACAAGGCGCACAAACAATGCCAAATTGGTTTAGTCAacattaaatatatcaaattaaagtCAAACTTATACACCATTTGAAATACTCATATACTTCTTCCATTTCGGAACAGACAATAATTAACGCCACGTATACTAAGTTATTCACTTATTTGACTATTGGAAATGCATAaaaatacgagagcaagtacctaCGTATTACAGCGGTAAGATGGTAGAATGATAGGTCATacagtgtgataggtcatagaaggtgataggtcatagagtgtgatagtcaaatgtcctAGCCGTACATGCTCCgcccttagatttaaaaattcttcaaaagtatattgaatgacaccTCTAATGAAATAGCATGAAATTTGAAGTACACCCCtgtaatttttatgatttatcgatgtacggtttttgagataaaagattttgaacgaattggagtaataaatgatttatgaggagagagaaaaaaaaataattggttgaaatttgagtagagagaaaaagtaatataattattctaggtaaatatataatatataagggggcattttaagaaaataaatgttgaaaaataaatttagacAGAGatattttgctttataatatagtaagtatatttatagatagttagaaatataaatataaattatatatacatccGTGTATACATGGCGTTCATCGGTCCATATGGTCTACTACGTCCGACTTAGGtcatatctatacttctatactcccTATTAAAAATTATGTGAGGTGTTGAATAGTTTACAAATGTAGGACATGCAATTTTACCATTTTACCTTTTTACCCTTTCccttaaaacaaaacacaaatatctCCATTCTCTCTATCTCTCTATCAAAACAATGTACCAAAACAACACATACTCTCTTTATTTCCGTCAATAGCCACCTCCGTCTACAATATCCGCCGCTATatgcggataccatgctcgtattaGTTTAGAAGATTGGCCCTTCCCGGCCATACGTGGCATAAAAAGTAACAAACAAAATGTGGATTACTTCATACACTAATTTATTTCTTTCTATTATTGTATACTACTCTATAAAAGTCAATAGTTATTCGATAAGCACTTTCCCTATGTGACATATATAACAATCATGATGCCTTTTTAATGGCTAGAATGGACAACTACAAGGATAAGAGTCGCTCATGtagttttctttatttattggGTATTGTCACTCTCAGTTTACACACTTTGAAAAGAAAGTAATAACTTGGATTTCTTAGATTCTCGTAGAGTTTACGATATGTTGTTTATATGACATATATGATCGTTGATTGAGTTAAAAGTTTACTTTCAAACTGAAAATTGGAACTAATAAGCATAAATCTTCCTATCCAGAAGATCAtgtcaaattaaaaaataatatatgtctaattaatttagttcttatctgtttttgattttgtttttggaatattCATATCTTATGGGATATGATCATCTCACATTGGCCACATAGGTGTCTCTCTAGTTAGGCGTCTCAGATTCGAGATTTTCGTAAGTAAACATTTTGGCGTGATAAGAAAATGGTAGAAAATGCTCACAAGAATATCAATGTAATTAGGTCATGTACATGTGAGTCAAAAAGAATTATCATATCATGTTGATGTTAGTGTTAAAAGAGTAACATAATGAATAAGcaatatataaacaacaaatCCGAGTGGGAGTAGAAAATGTCAAATTATCATGATTGGATCAAATGGTTAACACATCCTTATTTTTGGAGACAAAGAATAAGGGTTCGATCATCACCTAATTCAAATTTTAGAGGtatttttctatcatttaggtaaAACCTAAAAGTAGCATATCTACTTATGCAATTATATAGAATCGAAAGTTGAGACCATCTGATTTTTTTCTCAAGTTTTATAATACTTTGTAATCATTTTCATCAGTTTCTTATATATCAACCATATAAGTCTTCGTGTTGCAACATTTTTTTACTCTATGAATCCTAATATATATCTTGCTAAGTGGTTCTTGctataataatatacttttttcgccgtttaaaaaataataataatagttaatataatttaatttgtttcgtTTGATATACGACCTGAGTTTTTTCACCGACTTTTATTGAGCTTATAAACCTTTCAAAGCTGCCCCTGCATACTTTTATTGAGGTAGCAAGCATGGAATAAGCATGTGAAGCAAACAATGTTCGAGCCGGACAAGGTTGGTGTGCGCCTAATCGGGCCACTACTAGTCCGTGATAGACCCTActattttacctaaaataataaaagtaatgtcataacttattgcCCCATATCAAACCGCGttgaatatttgttaataattaatttaattttttatatgtactCCCACCTCTCTCATAATACTTTATAAAGAGTCAATAATACACCCTCACTAgataaattaaacatatattattattttagtttctaaaaatagatattgtaaattataaaaaaaagatgaatatatatttaaacattaaacGGTTAAAGTGACTTTAGTTTGGTCCATTATCTATATTGAAAGATCAAAAAGAGAATACATGTGATCAGGACTTGTGTCAATTAGCAATTCAGCACGATCCAAGGAGGAGTTTGGTTtatgcaattttttttattttttgaacaatatTCTATTCTACTTATACTCCTAAATTACGTTATTCTATTTATACTCCTAAATTAGGAGTATGTCTGGAAACTAATACTCGCAAAAAACCCATATTAATCCAccctcacaaatgtgagaaTTGGAACTCGAACCCAGATGGATCTTTCCAAGATCAAAGACCTTATCAATGGACCACTAACCCCTTTGACAGTTTGGTTTATgcatataataacaaatttaaagAGTGATGTTAATTTCGACAATTTATCGTTTATAATAACCGCTTTATCCAAAAGGATTATTATAttagaatgtaaacaactttacatgaATTGTCATAATGTGTATTGAACTTCAACCCGGTACattatatgtaatgaactttcaaatcttgtacATTATATGTATCCAGGTATATttgacaaccatataagttgtcacttgtaagttttttgattggtcggatacGTAAAATGAacatgatttgaaagttcattatatacaatgcacaagattaaaatttgatattaCTATGATGattcgtgtaaagttgtttacattgtAATGCACCAATCCCTTATAGATATGTACATTACATTACACAATATTTTAAAGAGAAAATCAGGTGATTAGCCAAATTTTATTGCGTTTATACCAAATTAgcgaagtttttttttattttcacaaaatagTCAACAAAATCGCGATGAACTGACAAAATCGCAATGGAATCTTCAAAATTGCAATGAGATTTTGCAAAATCTCGTAGCGATCATGTAGAATCTTATTGTGATTTTGAagttctcattgcgattttgaagACTTCATTACGATTTTGTTAactattttgtgaaaatccaaaaaaacttaGATAATTTGTTATAATCACAATGAAATTTAGTCGATATTGTGATTTTCTATATTTTTCAACAGTTTTTTATCCTACTGGACCTCCTAAATTATACGCATGTTTAGAATAAAATTCACAACTCTCGAAAAATCTTAAATAATAGTCTAACCCTACAAATATGGAAAGTAGGATTCGAACCCACaaactatattttaaaattttaatattttaaatataaaccaTTAACAAAATGGCTTGATGTTcgcattgttttttttttcacataagATGTCTCATGTTTCTTGTATAAAAATTTGGAAAATGTTAGATATAATCATAAAAGTTGTtgttaatgtgcataaaaagcCCTATACCTTATATGAGTTGTGATTATCTGAAAACTGAAATTTGTgtaaacacaaaaaaatgaccaaacacattgtgatttaaaacttaaaataatatgtttatagatgctcaccaccagcagcagcacCGTTGCCGAAAATTGTGATACGGTACGAGATAAGCCTTTAATTGAACGGTTGCGCCGTTCATGGAGCTTCACCCTTCTCGGTAGCCTACCTTGAAGCAATTATAAAGGGGTTGGAAGtcggacgcatatgagaatggtGTGGGGGATGGACGACGATCCAAGAAATAGTGTTGTGGTGGTTTGATACAGTAAAGGTGTTGCCCTTGCTTCCATGGCTCCGCCAAGACGTCACCGAAGGAGGagatgagagagagagagagagagaaacggAAAAGATaatgacggtggtggtggtggtgggcaGCTACAAACAtattgtgttaaattttaaatcatagtatattagttttcaaataaatatttcactACCTTTATATCAAAATGTCACCCTAAATTTTATGGTCACGATACAACTATGTTATGTACTTAATTACATCTCATAAGGCTATATGTAGCGACACTGTGAAGTTTTATAATTAGGGAAAAAGTCAAAGATTGGCACTGATATACTCAAATTAAATCACTTACATTTGAGTAAAAAAACTGTTAATCATCTTTAGATAATTAAATATCTTTAATGTctacaaatatttttgtttcaggtatataagttaaaataaaaaataattgatttaatatATTCATTTTACTCAATCAATTATTATGAGTCTTTATCAATAGAGTTGATAAATAAGGTTTAACTTTAGGGTATTTTATCAGTCTCTATTAATGGGGTTTATGATCCATtgataaagtttttaattttggaGTATTCTATCACAGTTTGaggttttagttttatatttttaaggaTGAAATATTTGGGGTTTTTTTAGAAAGTTTTGAGTTCCATCTCAATCgtttgtatgtaaaaaaaataaattattatcaaTCTTTATAAATGGGTTCTACAAGtttatgattaatatatttgtaGTATTTTTACTTTAAGGTAACGTTTTTTTCTATTGcgtatattttattatttttagtaaaAAGTAAATGACGCAAATTAACTTTTATGTTATGGTTTGATATGTAAGACacctttcatcaaatattaaaaaaaataaataatgaaactTAACCATGGTTAGTTAGGCATGCTATAAATTGGCCAAAGTAGCCCCCACTACCGGTCAGACAACCGAACACGGTCTGATATCTTTCTCCTCTAATTTAGCAGCACCtgcatttgttctcattttccACCATTAACAAACGACCACAACAACATCAAGGTTTCTATCATTATAATTCTcactattactattattagttttcattatttttactaTATACAGTATCATAGTTAATTGTTTACTAATCTTCAATATTTATCAATATTAATCACAATTAAGATATGATTATATATGACCAtgatcataaataaaaatataatttaatcaaatactACATGTTATACAAACttatattaaatgttaaattttatttgtatctatatataacgTTGCCAGGTAGTCGAAGACATGACAACTAACGGATATACATTTGATGATGCCATTGATGGATTGAAGAGGCTTTTgaggtaaaaaaaatatatttaattcagACTCTTATATTTTGTTTCGTTTTTGACGGGATTCAGTATGGTTTGATCTCGATATACAATACGAAATAcgcgtgtttttttttttttgtatgtgaTTGAACCGGTGATTGTTTGATTGCCGGccggtttttctttttattgtctCCGAAATACCTggatcaaaaatatatatacgtttAGAAACTtcgatttttattattatattgaattataaatattaaattgcTTTGATTTTATCACCAATTGAGTATTTAAAGCTGGCGTCACTTGGCCgtcattttaaaatatttcccttttagaataaaataaaaatatctatatttttgaaggtaacttttatataaagttttatttcATACATAAACAATTATGCATCATACAATCGTATAATAAAGTTGTGTGATTCTATGTTTTCGTGTGTGGtaagaaaaaagtttgaaattatTACCCTTTAATTTTGGGATGTCGACCAAAAATAAAGGTTTATCTCATGATTTAGTCAATTAAAAATCGTAGTTATAAATggagtatatattttattatttaacagAGTATTCGTTGCATATATTATGATCGGTAGTCATTTCCAAACGAAAATTTAGTTTTGGGCGAAAGGAACCGTATTTCAATTTTAGAAAATGATTAGATTATGAATATGAATTTATTTCACATTAACTTGACTACTTCTCGAAACATAAAGTTAACTTTCTATTTACTGCagtatatttgttatttgaCTTATCATGAGTTCGAGTCCAAAGGTATCTAGTCAACTTTTATAATAATCATTTACTTCTAACAAAGGTTGATTGAAAAGTATTCTGTAAAATTGTttcaattaataaaaagaatttaaaccGTGTTTCTGATGAGATGGTGGTGACGTGTTTTAAAGTCTAACAAAGAGTCCCACTAGAATAACTAATTTTGATGACTAgagaaaaatgtttaaaaaatggtCATCTATATACAGATTAGTCCACATACATTCGAGTTTAATATTTGACATTCTTCGACTAATTTAATTAAACCGAAAACTctaattattttcaaaagaaaagtttttgcgatatacagtatatatttttaactaatgTCAAGATTGTATCAACTAAAATAAAGTTGACAAAGACATATAATTACATCAACTCAGCCCGTCTTTGTTTGTCGGTGTACGTAGGAGATTATACAAAGTTCTACATCACAAGCTTAGCTTATTTCATGTAAACATATACAAACTTTCTGTAAAGAATTGTAAGGTTTTTGTAAAGGAATATAAAAAAGTACTCCGTATTTGTGGACGCTACAAACATTTTGATCGTATATATCACTACTGTTAGGTCACATATATATCTCTAATGCACGATGATAAATATTACATATACCGTGACGGCACGACTTATGATAAATAGGCTACATACTTGAAAAGTTTGTTATAAAACTTGTActgtatattatatttatcaaaatatatcaTGGTATGAAAATCACCGATCTTTgtactttttgtatatatactagttagattagataatatcataataatgtGATTGTGTTTCCGATACTAATGGAGTTATCACGGTTTTACAGTGACAAAAGTGACCTTCACGCCGTGGCTGCTGAGAAGATCAAAGCGCTGACGGCGGAGTTGGAGGGAGGAAGCTCCGGTGAGTTCAACGCGGTGGAGAGGATCAAGGATGGGTTCGCTcgttttaagaaagaaaaatatgagtATGTCCACATTTACATTTTATGTTGTACCTTTATGGAGTACTCATTTTCTGACCATAATCTCTCTATTCCATTCTATAGTGGTCACAGACTGTACTACTGCCACTTTTACTTGGTACCTGATTATTTGGTTCCACTTTTATCACCACCCTTGGGacttaaaatcaataattttttatcttcaaaatataaaaacaccTGATAGGAAACAAATTCTACTGTAACATGGTTCAAAAtcactaataaataataattgagGACTATAATCCTTTTCCacttaccaaaaaaaataaaaaaaatacacaatacTTATACTAACTAATTTGACGATTTATAGTTAAAAGCTAGCTGATgcgtatatattaaaatttaatcataTACAACAGATTTACGGTATATTATAAAACTGTATTGATCGaatatgaatttatatttactaAAATGACTAAGAGTAGTGTTTGGCAAGTCAAAAATTCATCTAATAATTGTTTATACGGTTTGTACTAACCTTTATGCCTTAAgttatatatactatttaaTCTTTATGCTTTAGAAAAGGATTCATTCcttaattaaaagaaagaaatgatacccttaaATCCCTATCTGTCACTTGATCTTCACAAACAGGCTCTTCTAATTAATCTGTCTTTAATTTACTTAATTTGTCATACTTTTTTGTTTGCAGAACAAACCCCACTTTGTTTGGTGAGCTTGCTAAAGGCCAAAGCCCCAAGGTCATCTTCTTTGTCTCTGCATTGTGTTTGTTCTAATGGCATTTGACACTAgtaatcattttatttgttttacataagTCACATTTATTGACTCCATCTAACTTAAGTTTTCTCATGTCAAGTAATTAAATGATATTTGGGGATTAGTATAATAGAGTGTCAATTTATAGACACACTCTTAGTGTCAATTTATTCCTTCGCATTAATCAGAAAGGGGCTTTTTATATCTAAAATTACAATAAATTTTTGATTATGTCTCATTCTTAGACAATTTACCTTTTAACTTATGATGATGCAGTTTTTGGTATTTGCCTGCTCGGATTCTCGGGTTTGCCCATCACATATCCTGGATTTCCAACCAGGTGAAGCCTTTGTAGTCAGAAACATTGCTAACATGGTTCCTCCTTATGATACGGTAATCTTTCAtattctttatattattttatctgCTTTTGGATATAGAACATCAATATTACTTTAAACATTTctagttttattaatatattatttattttaagtcaAACCTATAAGCATCTTTCAAGCATTATTGCTAACATGCTATCAAGCACATGGTTAGGCTATACTTGCCTTCTTTCCTTAATGAGAAAAATTAGTACTCGTTTACAAATATAACAGTCTTATTACGGGATAGATGGAGTAATCAATACTGAGACGTAgtgaagcttttttttttttttttttttttttataattagaaaGATAAGTTTTCCATAGAATTACATAATTATTTACAATTTTGTTCATAACCGGACTAGAACAGTAGAACCTAACCTCATAATGCAGGGCCATAATGATAAGTAATCTAACTTACATTACATGCAAGACATCATTCAAAACGAACCGCAAAATTAAAACACATGGAAAGACACATGATACTaagcaaaataaaaacaattgtaAAGAAACATGATACTTATAGCTGGTGCCTGGATTTGTGCATATAAACATGCTTAATGGATACTTGACATGATCATCTTTGATTTTGGCTTTTATAAATGAATGCTTTTATGTCAAATGTTACTACCTAGACAAAAACTAGTAATCAATTATTAAAAGTTGCTTTGAAGTTTGGACCATAGTCAATTTTGCTAATTGCTTTAGTTGACTTACTAAAAATCCCATGTGCAGATAAAACACTCTGGAGCAGGGGCAGCCATTGAATATGCAGTGTTGCACTTAAAGGTATATATTATAATCCCTTTCTGTTTTATACCTTTATCAATTTACTATTAAGAAGACAGTAAACATTAAACATGATAGTTACATATATTGAAATATGGAGGGAGACATTGTGACCCTATGTAACATGCCTGACTTTATTCTATTTAGTGGTGGTTGGTTCTCTTCTTTAGTAAAGAAGGTTTTTGTGGTGGTAGGATGGGGTAGGGGGTGGAATGGAGACAATTGGCCAACTCCCACTTTGCATACATACTTCTTTTGAGTCCCCATATTTTGGAATATGCCAATGATAGAGTTTAAAAAGATGCCCTTAAGTCAAAGAGTACTTATGGGTCATAGAGTATCTAAATTATGACCATGGATCtaaatctttcttttttataattaacgAATAATCCATCTAATGTTTTCTCATCGACTGGTCCCACGACTGACAGAGGTAATGTTGAATGTCTCTCGTCATTAATCTACCAATGCACTTAACTAAAATTTACAAAGTTTTAGCTTTTTCCTTGTCACTAAATAAGAAATGACCTTTCTATAAATGATTATTAATTAGCTATCACAACTCATATGGAGGCTCCActtctttaatttgtttttgtttttatttatttaatattgttatGGACCACTTCAGAGGTGTCAGAATATTGGTCATCCCAGCAAATGGGAGAtggatttatttttaatttcagtaattaactcttagTTTCATGTTATTTTCTGGTTGGATGTATATTCCCTTGCCTTACTGTAGCTATGGATTAAGTAATGTGAATATTATTGTACTTTCAGGTGGAGAACATTGTAGTCATTGGACACAGTTGTTGTGGTGGGATTAAAGGACTTATGTCCATCCCCGAAGATGGAACTACTGCTTCGTAAGTCATCAAGCTCTTTATTAGCGATAAAGATGATACTGCGAACTACAAACTAACTATACACATGTTTAAtctaaaaaaactatatataaaagataagtatcttggaatgtaacaaactttgaacaaatgtctatagtaggaaataactaaagttgtgtgtattgtatgtaaatatataactcaaaaataatgtttattgtatgtaagaaaatgtattcaaccaattataatcagacaagtggcacgtctatatggttgtcacgtatgttttcttacatacaataaacattttttaaagttgtttacatacaatacacacaactttagttatttcctactatagatattcgtccaaagtttgttacattccaggatacttatcccaaaATATAAAGGAAATCAGACTAATAAGTTTGTTTTGCATATTGAATGAGCAGTGACTTCATAGAGCAATGGGTCAAAATCGGTCTGGCTGCCAAGAGCAAGGTGAAAGGAGATTTTGCTGATCTTGATCATTCAGATCTATGCACCAAGTGTGAGAAGGTATGCTTATATACCAATATATCCGACTTATCATCAATTATTAAAACTTGTAAGAGAAAGAAACTTGTGGATCTAGTCATAATTtaagaacacttaaaatgaGTCAGGTCAGGTTGGGCTATTTCTCCAACTTCCTTTTCGtctttcttttgaattttatgcATAACTAGTATACGTTAAACTGCGCTAATATTTTTCTTACGGCTTTTTAACAAGCGCAGGAGGCTGTGAATGTATCTCTTGGGAACCTTTTGACATATCCTTTTGTTAGGGAAGCTGTGGTGAACAAACAGCTTTCACTTAAAGGAGCACATTATGACTTTGTGAAAGGTGCTTTTGACCTTTGGAATCTTGATTTTGGCATTTCACCTTCACTCTTCTAATCCCAGTTTTCACTTTATTTCTTACATTACATCTTTTGAATAACTACATAGCCGTATAAGTCTTTTGGCAGTTGCGTCAAATTTGTAAAGTTTTTGTTGTGCTTCGATATATGTGTTTAAAGTTTGCTTGTATCCTCTTTTTTACTTGGAATAATGTTGCTTTTCTTGTGTAACATCTCGTTTTATCAGACTACATAACCAATATACATGTAAAGTCTGATGGCGAAAACTTGTTATGAACATGCATGGTTTACAGTTTACATCATTACATCTTATCCTTCTaatgtactttttatttttgaacggAAAAACTAATAGtactattaaaataaatgtagactagcaagatgct
The sequence above is drawn from the Erigeron canadensis isolate Cc75 chromosome 4, C_canadensis_v1, whole genome shotgun sequence genome and encodes:
- the LOC122595153 gene encoding carbonic anhydrase 2 isoform X1 → MAGKFKNCITLCCGKKPSVVEDMTTNGYTFDDAIDGLKRLLSDKSDLHAVAAEKIKALTAELEGGSSGEFNAVERIKDGFARFKKEKYETNPTLFGELAKGQSPKFLVFACSDSRVCPSHILDFQPGEAFVVRNIANMVPPYDTIKHSGAGAAIEYAVLHLKVENIVVIGHSCCGGIKGLMSIPEDGTTASDFIEQWVKIGLAAKSKVKGDFADLDHSDLCTKCEKEAVNVSLGNLLTYPFVREAVVNKQLSLKGAHYDFVKGAFDLWNLDFGISPSLF
- the LOC122595153 gene encoding carbonic anhydrase 2 isoform X2 gives rise to the protein MTTNGYTFDDAIDGLKRLLSDKSDLHAVAAEKIKALTAELEGGSSGEFNAVERIKDGFARFKKEKYETNPTLFGELAKGQSPKFLVFACSDSRVCPSHILDFQPGEAFVVRNIANMVPPYDTIKHSGAGAAIEYAVLHLKVENIVVIGHSCCGGIKGLMSIPEDGTTASDFIEQWVKIGLAAKSKVKGDFADLDHSDLCTKCEKEAVNVSLGNLLTYPFVREAVVNKQLSLKGAHYDFVKGAFDLWNLDFGISPSLF